From Pseudomonas sp. B21-028, one genomic window encodes:
- the bcsG gene encoding cellulose biosynthesis protein BcsG, whose product MSRFESEIPATVSRVWPGLGHWNLYFMLKFALHWGGYLNVQVLPNLLFAAFLLMPLGRRLDAIARRSIAVPVAVVLLYGDTWLPSLGLWAAWPSLADLSSGHLLALAGRLIDWNLCGWLLVLAVAYAYIHPWLRMTTLSLAGLVWLSCTSVLASYPNDEADVSRSSAPGYTASRPDGMVDSYLQQFYAVQAERRMTFSPSTAAGQPFDLLFINIDSMAWDDLELNGLREHPLLRQMDVLFDRFNSAASERVPATLRLLRAGCGQTPLRQLYAPADDACLLFDELGKQGFVGETLLNHTGRQEGFLNAVQTLGSVPGPETNLSHLRPMLSGPDGSPILRDGEVLDLWWKLRQQQPQSRVALLYNTLTLHEGNRIVTADGGTRRADYKERAQALLDDLNGFIAQLEQSGRRVVMVIIPDHGAALRGDRMQLPGMYGIPSPSITQVPVGIKLIGMGRNPRSTPLHITEPSSYLALAQIIDRLYTAPSGAEDLQPDWQSLLAQLMQTPLVSESEGSVLLDYAATPYVRIKEKDAWLPYRSVTP is encoded by the coding sequence ATGAGTAGATTCGAGTCAGAGATCCCGGCAACGGTCTCGCGGGTCTGGCCCGGCCTGGGCCACTGGAATCTGTATTTCATGCTCAAGTTCGCGTTGCACTGGGGCGGGTACCTGAACGTTCAGGTACTGCCCAATCTGTTGTTCGCGGCCTTTTTGCTGATGCCATTGGGCAGGCGCCTCGACGCCATCGCGCGTCGTTCGATTGCCGTGCCGGTGGCGGTGGTACTGCTCTATGGCGATACCTGGCTACCCTCGTTGGGTCTGTGGGCAGCGTGGCCTTCGTTGGCGGATCTTTCTTCTGGCCATCTCCTGGCGCTGGCCGGGCGCCTGATCGACTGGAACCTTTGTGGCTGGCTGCTGGTGCTGGCGGTGGCGTATGCGTATATCCACCCCTGGTTGCGAATGACCACGTTGAGTCTGGCCGGGCTGGTCTGGTTGAGCTGTACCAGCGTGCTGGCATCGTACCCGAACGACGAAGCGGATGTTTCCCGTAGCTCCGCGCCGGGGTATACGGCCAGCCGGCCCGACGGGATGGTCGACAGTTACCTCCAGCAGTTCTACGCCGTGCAGGCGGAGCGACGGATGACGTTCAGCCCGTCGACTGCTGCCGGCCAGCCCTTCGATCTGTTGTTCATCAACATAGATTCCATGGCCTGGGACGATCTGGAACTCAATGGTCTGCGCGAGCACCCGTTGCTGCGGCAAATGGATGTGTTGTTCGACCGTTTCAACTCGGCCGCCTCCGAGCGAGTGCCGGCCACGCTTCGGCTGTTACGCGCCGGGTGCGGCCAGACGCCGTTGCGCCAGCTCTATGCGCCCGCGGATGACGCCTGCCTGCTGTTCGATGAACTGGGTAAACAGGGCTTCGTCGGCGAAACCCTGCTCAACCATACGGGCCGGCAAGAGGGTTTTCTCAACGCGGTGCAGACCCTGGGCTCGGTGCCCGGCCCGGAGACCAATCTCAGTCATTTGCGACCCATGCTGTCGGGGCCGGACGGCTCACCGATATTGCGCGATGGCGAGGTGCTGGATCTGTGGTGGAAGCTGCGTCAACAGCAGCCCCAGTCGCGTGTGGCATTGCTCTACAACACGCTGACGCTGCACGAGGGAAACCGGATTGTGACGGCTGACGGCGGTACCCGTCGCGCCGACTACAAGGAGCGGGCCCAGGCGCTGCTGGATGACTTGAACGGTTTTATCGCGCAACTGGAGCAAAGCGGTCGCAGGGTGGTCATGGTGATCATCCCGGATCACGGCGCGGCCTTGCGCGGCGACCGCATGCAGCTCCCCGGCATGTATGGAATACCCAGTCCGTCGATTACCCAGGTGCCGGTCGGCATCAAGCTGATCGGCATGGGACGCAATCCTCGCTCCACGCCTTTGCACATTACTGAACCGAGCAGCTACCTGGCCTTGGCGCAGATCATCGACCGACTGTATACCGCGCCATCCGGGGCCGAAGACCTGCAACCGGACTGGCAATCGTTACTGGCGCAACTGATGCAAACCCCTTTGGTGTCCGAGAGTGAAGGGAGTGTCTTGCTGGACTACGCCGCAACGCCTTATGTACGGATCAAGGAGAAAGACGCTTGGCTACCTTACCGGTCGGTGACTCCATGA
- a CDS encoding glycosyl hydrolase family 8 → MKGFVALLLTLGIVNPASAAQCGWPAWESYKQALVSPDGRVIDASTEQRISTSEGQGYGLLFALLANDRTTAQRERLHQEPPAPDAYYNRSLLLFGQGWDERRYRFDKNGQLLPVWAPACKK, encoded by the coding sequence ATGAAGGGTTTCGTTGCGCTGCTGTTGACGCTGGGTATCGTGAACCCGGCGAGTGCGGCGCAGTGCGGCTGGCCGGCCTGGGAAAGTTACAAGCAGGCGTTGGTGAGCCCTGACGGTCGGGTGATCGATGCGTCCACGGAGCAGCGGATCTCGACCTCGGAAGGGCAGGGCTACGGCCTGCTCTTCGCGTTGCTGGCCAATGACCGGACGACGGCACAGCGTGAGCGGCTTCATCAGGAACCGCCCGCGCCCGACGCGTATTACAACCGCTCGCTGCTGCTGTTCGGCCAGGGCTGGGACGAACGGCGTTATCGCTTTGACAAGAACGGACAGTTGCTACCGGTTTGGGCCCCTGCATGCAAAAAATAA
- the bcsB gene encoding cellulose biosynthesis cyclic di-GMP-binding regulatory protein BcsB, producing MSRYFSRSLVAGMVLLMVGGAQAQGSVTPPMSATPPLDATPAWSNTYNFEQLGHAGDRLLLGIHDSEQIEFSLRRDRIASDATLRLEYTPSPALLPVLSHLRVYLNDVLVSVLPIEKEQLGLRTLRQVALDPRLITDFNRIRLEFVGHYTDVCEDPANNALWLNVGERSEVELREQALSLQNDLAYFPLPFSDARGQGKPVVSLVFAESPTLGEQRAAGILASYFGIRADWRGIRLPVLFDRLPDSDGVDPATPAIVFATNDHRPPFLADLERFPKVQAPVLQIIDNPQAPYSKVLLVLGRDDEDLLVAARALALGGDLLRGARVTVDKVQQLRPRQPYDAPNWVRTDRAVRFAELISYPEQLQTSGLRPAPINLDLNLPPDLFVWRSQGIPVQLNYRYTPSLVTDESRLNINLNNQFISSLPLPSSDGSRLQKFRLAVLSTDPANPGEEVLVPALKVGERNNLRFDFNFASTLGSAQRDHCQTTLPASNRAAIDETSTLDLSGFHHFIAMPDLKAFARSGFPFNRMADLSETLVVVPPQAGAAQISTLFETLATISARSGVPALNLQLSSDWNMAARTDADLLVLGRMGAGVGDSPDVNLMLDHLKDWLLEPSSQVLNGSSARAGQLNDIRNQPAHRVEVSAQAPIAAFVGLKSPFHEQRSIVALLANSDEDFQLLRDTLADNRKMGDVAGSVALVRSSGVESRQVGEQYFVGHLPWWLLLWFHLSNHPVLLAATVVLIVLLIAFMLWRSLSWIARRRLMGQE from the coding sequence ATGAGTCGCTATTTCAGTAGATCCCTGGTTGCCGGCATGGTGCTGCTGATGGTCGGCGGCGCCCAGGCGCAAGGCTCCGTTACGCCGCCCATGAGCGCCACGCCGCCACTCGACGCGACCCCCGCTTGGAGCAATACCTACAACTTCGAGCAGTTGGGTCATGCCGGCGACAGGCTGCTGCTGGGTATTCATGACAGCGAGCAGATCGAGTTCTCGTTGCGCCGTGACCGGATCGCCAGCGATGCCACGTTGCGGTTGGAGTACACCCCGTCACCGGCATTGTTGCCGGTGCTTTCACACTTGCGGGTCTACCTCAATGACGTACTCGTCAGTGTGCTGCCCATCGAGAAGGAGCAGCTCGGGCTCAGGACATTGCGGCAGGTGGCCCTCGATCCACGCCTGATCACGGACTTCAACCGGATACGCCTGGAGTTTGTCGGTCACTACACCGATGTCTGCGAAGATCCGGCCAACAATGCGCTGTGGCTCAATGTCGGCGAGCGCAGTGAGGTCGAGCTACGGGAGCAGGCGCTGTCGCTGCAGAACGACCTGGCCTATTTTCCCCTGCCATTCTCCGACGCACGAGGGCAGGGCAAACCGGTGGTGAGCCTGGTTTTCGCCGAGTCGCCGACCCTGGGTGAGCAGCGTGCGGCGGGCATCCTGGCCTCTTATTTCGGTATCCGGGCCGACTGGCGAGGGATACGCTTGCCGGTGCTGTTCGATCGCCTGCCCGACAGTGACGGGGTGGATCCGGCCACGCCTGCCATTGTGTTTGCCACCAACGACCATCGTCCGCCCTTCCTGGCTGACCTGGAGCGGTTCCCAAAGGTCCAGGCACCGGTACTGCAGATCATCGACAATCCGCAAGCGCCTTACAGCAAGGTGTTGCTGGTGCTCGGTCGCGACGATGAGGACTTGCTCGTCGCGGCCCGTGCGCTGGCGTTGGGTGGGGACCTGTTGCGGGGCGCACGGGTAACGGTGGACAAGGTCCAGCAACTCAGGCCCCGGCAACCCTACGATGCGCCCAACTGGGTTCGTACCGATCGTGCGGTTCGTTTCGCCGAACTTATCAGCTATCCCGAGCAGTTGCAGACCAGCGGGTTGCGGCCGGCACCGATCAATCTCGATCTGAACCTGCCGCCGGACCTGTTCGTCTGGCGCAGCCAGGGCATTCCCGTGCAGCTCAATTATCGCTATACCCCCAGCTTGGTCACGGATGAGTCGCGGTTGAACATCAACCTCAACAATCAGTTCATCAGCAGCTTGCCGCTGCCGAGCAGCGATGGTTCGAGGTTGCAGAAGTTCAGGTTGGCGGTGCTGTCCACTGACCCGGCCAATCCCGGCGAGGAGGTGTTGGTTCCTGCACTGAAAGTCGGCGAGCGCAACAATCTGCGCTTTGACTTCAACTTTGCCAGCACCCTGGGCAGTGCTCAACGCGACCACTGCCAGACCACCCTGCCGGCCAGCAACCGGGCGGCCATCGATGAGACCTCGACCCTTGATCTGTCCGGCTTCCACCATTTCATCGCGATGCCGGACCTGAAGGCTTTTGCTCGCAGCGGCTTTCCGTTCAATCGCATGGCTGATCTGTCGGAAACCCTGGTCGTGGTGCCGCCCCAGGCCGGCGCGGCGCAAATCAGCACATTGTTCGAAACCCTGGCAACGATCAGCGCGCGTTCGGGTGTGCCGGCGCTGAACCTGCAGTTGTCCTCCGATTGGAACATGGCGGCCCGGACGGATGCCGACCTGCTGGTGTTGGGGAGGATGGGCGCGGGTGTTGGCGACAGCCCGGACGTGAACCTGATGCTCGATCACCTCAAGGACTGGTTACTGGAACCTTCCAGCCAGGTGCTCAACGGTTCCTCGGCGCGTGCCGGGCAGCTCAATGATATTCGCAATCAGCCGGCCCACCGGGTCGAAGTCTCGGCTCAGGCGCCGATTGCCGCTTTCGTTGGCCTCAAGTCACCGTTCCATGAGCAGCGCAGCATTGTCGCGCTGCTGGCCAACAGTGACGAGGATTTCCAACTGCTGCGCGACACGCTCGCCGACAACCGGAAGATGGGCGACGTAGCAGGCTCCGTGGCCCTGGTGCGCAGCAGTGGCGTGGAAAGCCGTCAGGTTGGCGAGCAGTATTTCGTCGGACATCTGCCCTGGTGGTTGTTGCTCTGGTTCCACCTCTCCAATCATCCGGTGTTGCTGGCGGCAACGGTGGTGCTGATCGTGCTGCTCATCGCCTTCATGTTGTGGCGTTCGCTGAGTTGGATCGCCCGGCGGCGACTGATGGGCCAGGAATGA
- the bcsA gene encoding UDP-forming cellulose synthase catalytic subunit, which translates to MIARGFSYRQLRVEHGCAPLVALILALSGALAWSVLRLESEAWRRLLDQRQRWYPQLADKTPSLGDPLRYILQTVWLLLIRPVAPAQRPSTWAWWSRVVASYRVLRSRMRRGLQQQARRIRDHSRVNQGVHWWKGLERHRQWWLGGFMCVQLVLLTVLCITEPFGYLEQLVFGLLLWGLAMLVRGIPGRFATLLMVVLSSIVSSRYLWWRFTSTLNWDQPLDLLCGLALLAAETYSWIVLIFGYIQTCWPLNRKPAQLPDDSRSWPTVDLLIPTYNEDLSVVRGTVYAAMGIDWPEEKLRIHILDDGKRETFRRFAAEVGVGYIVRPDNRHAKAGNLNHALGRIDGELVALFDCDHMPVRSFLQLTVGWFLRDPKLALVQTPHHFLSADPFERNLAVFRNRPNEGELFYGLIQDGNDMWNAAFFCGSCAVLRRSALDEIGGFATQTVTEDAHTALRLHRAGWNSAYVRIPQAAGLATESLSAHIGQRIRWARGMAQIFRTDNPLLGKGLTLFQRICYANAMMHFLAGLPRLIFLVAPLAFLLLHAYIIYAPALMILLYVLPPMIHAGLTNSRMQGRFRQTFWGEVYETVLAWYIARPTTVALFNPNKGTFNVTSKGGLMEYDRFDWKIARPYLVLAGLNILGLGFACWRFFTGPANEVGTVLVSSLWVVYNLLILGAAVAVAAEARQVRQTHRVQTRLPVSVRLESGHCYPGTLLDYSDGGVGVQVDVPLSLPVGGRIGLLMQRDSREFLFSGQVSRSHKQFIGINFAELSTRQKIDFVQCTFARADAWLNWGENYVPDRPLYSLIDIFKLGAKGYFQLYEYLPSWVRRIAGPPLRLVGWLLSYLPRMPSTFFPSTSRSLSSL; encoded by the coding sequence ATGATCGCGCGCGGCTTTTCCTACCGGCAGTTGCGTGTTGAGCACGGTTGTGCGCCGTTGGTTGCGCTTATCCTCGCTTTGTCGGGTGCCTTGGCCTGGTCGGTGTTGCGCCTGGAGTCCGAGGCCTGGCGACGGCTGCTGGACCAGCGGCAACGCTGGTATCCGCAACTGGCCGACAAGACTCCGAGCCTCGGCGATCCGTTGCGTTACATCCTGCAAACCGTCTGGCTGCTGCTGATACGACCCGTCGCGCCGGCGCAACGCCCGAGCACCTGGGCCTGGTGGTCGCGTGTCGTCGCTTCGTATCGGGTCTTGCGCAGCCGGATGAGGAGGGGGCTTCAGCAACAGGCCCGACGCATCCGTGATCATTCGCGGGTGAACCAGGGCGTGCACTGGTGGAAAGGCCTGGAACGGCACCGTCAATGGTGGTTGGGCGGTTTCATGTGCGTACAATTGGTGCTGCTGACGGTGTTGTGCATCACCGAACCGTTCGGCTATCTCGAACAACTGGTCTTCGGGCTCCTGCTCTGGGGCCTGGCCATGCTGGTGCGAGGCATCCCGGGCCGTTTCGCGACGCTGTTGATGGTGGTGTTGTCCAGCATCGTGTCCTCCCGCTACCTGTGGTGGCGCTTCACCTCGACGTTGAACTGGGACCAGCCCCTGGACCTGCTGTGCGGCCTGGCGCTGCTGGCGGCGGAAACCTATTCATGGATCGTGCTGATCTTCGGTTACATCCAGACCTGCTGGCCATTGAACCGCAAGCCGGCGCAGCTGCCCGACGATAGCCGAAGCTGGCCCACGGTCGATCTGTTGATTCCCACCTATAACGAGGATCTGTCGGTGGTGCGAGGTACGGTCTATGCCGCCATGGGCATCGACTGGCCGGAGGAAAAACTGCGTATCCATATCCTCGACGACGGCAAGCGTGAGACCTTCCGCCGGTTCGCCGCCGAAGTCGGGGTCGGCTATATCGTTCGTCCGGACAATCGCCATGCCAAGGCCGGTAACCTCAATCATGCCTTGGGCCGGATCGACGGCGAACTGGTCGCGCTGTTCGATTGCGACCATATGCCGGTTCGCTCGTTCCTGCAGCTGACGGTGGGCTGGTTCCTGCGCGATCCGAAACTGGCGTTGGTGCAGACGCCCCATCACTTTCTGTCCGCCGATCCTTTCGAACGCAACCTTGCGGTGTTTCGCAACAGGCCGAACGAGGGCGAGCTGTTCTATGGCCTGATTCAGGACGGCAACGATATGTGGAATGCCGCATTCTTCTGCGGTTCCTGTGCGGTGCTGCGTCGTTCGGCGCTGGATGAAATCGGCGGGTTTGCGACGCAGACCGTGACCGAAGACGCCCACACGGCCTTGCGCTTGCATCGCGCGGGATGGAACTCGGCCTACGTGCGCATTCCCCAGGCGGCAGGTCTGGCTACGGAAAGCCTGTCCGCTCACATCGGCCAGCGCATTCGCTGGGCCAGGGGCATGGCGCAGATCTTTCGTACCGACAACCCGTTGCTGGGCAAGGGCCTGACGCTGTTCCAGCGGATCTGCTACGCGAACGCGATGATGCACTTTCTCGCCGGTCTGCCGAGACTGATATTCCTGGTCGCCCCTCTGGCGTTCCTCCTGCTGCATGCCTACATCATCTACGCCCCGGCGTTGATGATTCTGTTGTATGTGTTGCCGCCGATGATCCACGCCGGCCTCACCAACTCGCGGATGCAGGGCCGCTTCAGGCAGACCTTCTGGGGCGAGGTCTACGAGACCGTCCTGGCCTGGTACATCGCCCGCCCCACCACGGTGGCGCTCTTCAACCCGAATAAAGGCACCTTCAATGTCACCTCCAAGGGTGGCCTGATGGAGTACGACCGGTTCGACTGGAAGATCGCGCGTCCGTACCTGGTCCTGGCGGGTCTGAATATCCTGGGGTTGGGCTTCGCCTGCTGGCGTTTCTTCACGGGGCCGGCCAACGAGGTCGGCACGGTGCTGGTGAGCTCCCTGTGGGTGGTCTACAACCTGTTGATCCTGGGCGCGGCGGTGGCGGTGGCGGCCGAAGCCCGCCAGGTGCGCCAGACCCATCGCGTGCAGACCCGGTTGCCGGTGTCGGTACGCCTGGAGAGTGGCCATTGCTACCCGGGGACGCTGCTCGACTATTCCGATGGCGGTGTCGGCGTGCAGGTCGATGTGCCGCTGTCGCTGCCGGTCGGTGGGCGTATCGGGTTGCTGATGCAGCGGGACTCCCGCGAGTTCCTGTTCTCCGGCCAGGTCAGCCGCAGCCACAAGCAATTCATCGGTATCAATTTCGCTGAGCTGTCCACCCGCCAGAAAATCGATTTCGTGCAGTGCACCTTCGCCCGCGCCGATGCCTGGTTGAACTGGGGTGAGAATTATGTCCCCGACAGGCCTCTGTATAGCCTGATCGACATCTTCAAACTGGGTGCCAAAGGTTACTTCCAACTCTACGAATACCTGCCGTCGTGGGTCCGGCGCATCGCCGGGCCGCCCCTGCGGCTGGTGGGGTGGCTGTTGAGTTACCTGCCACGGATGCCGTCCACCTTCTTTCCATCTACTTCCCGGTCATTGAGTTCCCTATGA
- the bcsQ gene encoding cellulose biosynthesis protein BcsQ yields the protein MTTLGLRGLRGGAGGSSLLAALGYALYTLEQRVLLVDMCADNLLRLHFNLAVAQTGGWARAWLDGQDWKSEFWEVAPNLTLLPYGRLVRTEQQQMEQELRLRPERWAHRIGALAANFDWILFDLPQRSLRHESAVSCQLQIEVIEADAACHVLLQQQEERTDYLLLNRFDPASQIQRDLMLLWRQQYDERLLPVIVHSDEAMREALACKQPVGRYAPHSLVAQDVLSLAVWCRSQQGAPT from the coding sequence GTGACGACTCTGGGTTTGCGCGGGTTGCGCGGCGGCGCTGGCGGCAGCTCATTGCTGGCGGCGCTTGGATACGCTCTGTACACCCTGGAACAGCGTGTGTTGCTGGTGGATATGTGTGCGGACAACCTGCTGCGCCTGCACTTCAACCTGGCGGTTGCGCAAACCGGCGGTTGGGCGCGGGCCTGGCTTGACGGCCAGGACTGGAAAAGCGAGTTCTGGGAGGTCGCGCCGAACCTGACTCTGTTGCCTTACGGTCGTCTTGTCAGGACCGAGCAACAACAGATGGAGCAGGAGCTTCGCCTGCGGCCCGAACGCTGGGCCCATCGCATCGGCGCCCTGGCGGCAAATTTCGACTGGATCCTGTTCGATCTGCCCCAGCGTTCGCTCAGGCACGAAAGCGCGGTGTCCTGCCAATTGCAGATCGAGGTGATCGAAGCCGACGCGGCTTGCCATGTCCTGTTGCAACAGCAGGAAGAGCGCACGGATTACCTGTTGCTCAATCGCTTTGATCCGGCCAGCCAGATCCAGCGCGATCTGATGCTGCTCTGGCGCCAGCAGTATGATGAGCGGCTGTTGCCGGTGATCGTACACAGTGATGAAGCGATGCGCGAAGCGCTCGCCTGCAAGCAACCAGTGGGCCGTTATGCCCCCCACAGCCTGGTAGCCCAGGACGTGCTCAGCCTGGCGGTCTGGTGCCGGAGCCAGCAAGGGGCGCCGACATGA
- the bcsR gene encoding cellulose biosynthesis protein BcsR, with translation MSTRYSIRSERADDIARLKAELQLPALKYIDVSVQRALRRALQRWPLLAEFDQTQSLPGVQAAPVQPDQTQVSA, from the coding sequence ATGAGTACCAGGTACTCGATACGCTCGGAGCGGGCCGATGACATCGCCCGGTTGAAGGCCGAGTTGCAACTGCCGGCCCTGAAATACATCGATGTGTCGGTTCAGAGGGCGTTGCGACGTGCCTTGCAGCGCTGGCCTTTGCTCGCCGAGTTCGACCAGACGCAATCGCTACCCGGCGTGCAAGCGGCACCGGTACAGCCTGATCAAACGCAGGTGAGTGCGTGA
- the bcsF gene encoding cellulose biosynthesis protein BcsF: MSYHELLQVIAASSLLTLALTLLLRAFWRLGWDWLQSLLPPRYLKPRPVLRRACAPVPPRAPHE, from the coding sequence ATGAGCTATCACGAATTACTCCAGGTCATTGCCGCGAGCAGTCTGCTGACACTGGCGCTGACCTTGCTGCTGCGTGCTTTCTGGCGCCTGGGGTGGGACTGGTTGCAATCCCTGCTGCCGCCTCGCTATTTGAAGCCTCGTCCTGTCCTGCGTCGCGCCTGCGCGCCTGTGCCGCCGAGGGCGCCTCATGAGTAG